DNA sequence from the Cucumis melo cultivar AY chromosome 6, USDA_Cmelo_AY_1.0, whole genome shotgun sequence genome:
ACGTGTTATTTTAGTAGCAGTTGCATGACAAATAGGTAGATAAAGATTGTATAATCACACTgacatttttattaaataacatATTGGGTCATTAGTGAACATGTTCCTGAATGAGTTTAGTAGAAAGTGCAATAATCATATTGAATAAGAAAATTGGGTCtcgaaaaaaaggaaaattttgaatATAGTTTTATTATGGCGTGAACAATTAGCAAAAGGAGAAATGGTCTCATGGAAGTGAACAGGCTGAGTGACACTGGACTTTTTGATGAGAAGGTTATAACAAAAATATACATTATAATCAAGGGTATAGCCTACAAAAACATCTTGAGAAGTTCTAGGCTTAAGATTATGCTTATTATGAAGAGCCTTCGAAAGTTTTAACAAGGATTTGCAGGTTATCATAGTCTACAGTTCAAACAAGCCAGTCGGGCAAGGTTGatctaattatatatatgaagtatttattttttaaatgaatcATGCTGGTAGAATTATAAAGAATTTCCAAGCTACAAATTATCTGATTATTTTCCCTCTTGGTTAGGTTGCTTTGGTTTTTGAAATGGCCAACATAAATTCGATTTCTAACTTAAAATTGATTGCATCTTGGAACTTTTATGCTGAGATAAATTTCTGATACAATCTGCAGGTTGCCGGACCATCTGGGCAAATGACTTGGATACGAGGCGGACCAAAGTGTTTGGATACTAAGAATATTACAGAAGCAATTGATGCTAGGTCTATAGTGTGAAATCACGTATTTTCACAGATAGATATCAGGGATAAATACATTTTTCTGTCCTTGAGGTTTCAGAAAGAGTTTCTTTTGCTTTCTAAGTTTTACAAATTTAATGATTTAATTGAAtgtttgaaatatttaaaatggGTTATGCTATCAGGTTTTCTGCCAGTGCACACTGAAGCGGCATTCTAATAGACTTGATCACTTTTATGGAAATGTGGcatcatttataaaaaaaaaatttatatatatacacattgtgatgtgaaaaaaattgaaatccaACCTTTTTTCCTCTTCCCTCCCCGTTGCTTACAATCAATAAGATATCATGGCTAGTTATCACTTTACTTCCCCACTTTCCAACGGTTCCCCTCTATCTTACAAATTCCTCTCATTCAACTGTCCTCTAGCTTTGAAGGCTGGTCACCTGCTACGGGGTAGGGAAAGGGAAGGGAGGGGAAGGGAGAGAATGGTGATGGTGGAAGGGGAAGGAAGTCGTTTGAAAACTACGGAAGTCAAAttctataattttaaaattgaagagtaaagattggaaaagaaaatagaaattaaaaagatatttaatcCTAGATATTATTATCGTTTTAGGGCAAACTACATGTTATTAGATACTCTTGGCAGGATATCCAATtgtgtataaatatatataaatttttaactTCATTTGGTTGgaatttatttcctttttttgtaaCAATACATACCATAGTGGAAAAGAAAACCCCGCTTGGAAGGAATTATAAACTCAAATCTACTGATTAGTCTATGTGGCATGAGGAGAATAAATGATAAATCTTCTCTGATGTGAAATATCTATTTTGTGCAGCTTAAAGCGACTGCAAACGGATTTCATTGATATTTACCAGATTCATTGGCCTGATCGGTTTGTATGTACTAACTTAATCTGTGAATGTTATGGTGGTATAGACTGTATAGTTATTTAACTTTCCTTGGTGAATTACTGGCCAGTCGGGCACCATTTTTGTGTTATATCTGTATATTTATTTTGGTTGTTAGAACAACATAATCATTtgtgtatgtttttcttttaaggtATGTTCCAATGTTTGGAGAAACTGAATATAATCCATCCTGGCAATACTCATCAGTTACAATAGAAGAGCAACTATTTGCGCTCAGCAAGGCTGCTGATGCTGGTAAGGTAGGCAATCATAGTGCCATGTCCGTTCTCTCTCTCACTCGCTCAATTAGCATTCCGTGTCTTCAAGTAATTTGGAAGATCTTGTGTTTTCAGATCAGGTATATTGGCCTCAGCAATGAAACACCTTATGGTGTTATGAAATTTGCACATATTGGTGAAAGATATCCCCACGTTCCGAAAGTGGTTTCATTGCAGGTGCTTGAGCTCAATATTTTGTCTGattctatttttcatttttattgctACTAAATGGAACATTTCTACTTTGAAGAATTCGTACAATTTGCTTTGCCGAACTTTTGATTCTGGCCTAGCTGAATGTTGTCATCACGAGAGGTAGTATCTTCTTTGCTAAAGGCACATTGTGTTATGTTTACTACGTCATTTAGCTTAAAAAAATAGACCCAGGACTTACAATTTAATATGTCCTTAAACAAACATCTAAAGGGTCATTGGACTTTAAATTTCGTGTTTGATAGGTCCCTTACctatttgatttaaaaaatttatagccctattacaaatttaaaatcCATGGACCCATTACACCCAAATCAAAAGTTTACAAACTTATCAGTACTTTTTAAAGTCGATAAACATATTAAATACAATAACGAATGTTTGTTACTATGTTATTGTTGTTTCATGGATGACGTAATCTTTTTCAGAATCAGCTTATTAGCATACAGCCCCTTGGCGATGGGCATACTTTCTGGGAAGTACTTTTCTCCTGAAGGCGGTCCTGCAGATGCTCGACTTCATCTTTTCAGAGGTATCTATAAAATGCTTCCCTTTATCATCTTTTCTGATCATAAACCGAAAGGAAATTGTTACAGATTCATTAGATGTAGACTTTCTTATGTGAACTAAGGTTTCTGTGTATATTCTAGGAAAATATTTAGAAGGGGAATCTAGATATAACCTAAACAATACCGTCATCAGAACAGCTACCATGGTATGCAAAttcttgagtttttattttatttatttttctttgtagTACATGAAAACTGAAAGATAACGACCGATTGATTGTGAAGCTTTTGCATTTTCTAATGTTGATGATGATTGTTGGGCATACTTGTAGCACGATTGTTCCATTGTTACTATTACTTCAGATCTTAACGTATTTGACTTGACTGCTTCAAAGTATGTAGACTACTTAGCATGGTGCGTTCAGTAACCTGTTTTCTGCCGCCTATTGTTTGCAGGACTATATTAAGGTTGCTAAGAAATATGGCCTTCATCCAGTCTCTATGGCAATTGGTTTGTTCTCCCTTTTCTTCCCTCCCTGTGTATTGTTTCTTTTGAGATGTAGCTCATGATCTTGTAAAGTAGGTTGTAAGCCTTGCTTAGTTGTGTTTTGAGGTGTTACACAAAAGAGTAAATCCCTAGATTAGCCTGTGTATGATAAATCTCGTATGAATAAATTCCTAAATTGTCTTTCAAGATAGAGCAGAAGATGAAATCATTTGTTTGACTGTGAATCTGAAACTCACACAAGGAGAACAAAACAAAAGCTCCTAGTGAGATACCACAATTTCAGCAGGTTAAAGTCCATTGCTAAGTTAGCTTATAATGCTCTTTATAACGAGTAAATAATGGTTACATAGGGAGGAAAGTAAGCTTTCTAGTTTTATTAGCCATAAAAAAACATCAGGAATCAGAATTGAAATGACCTTTGATTTTTTGAACTAACCCATGTCAAGTAAAGGTTTCTTATCTGTACTAGCGATATTAAAAGGCTCATGAAAGATGGAAGAATAAAGATCATATGTATATGGACGAAATTCCCGGTATAAATTTAGTAAGGATAATCTAGTCGCCTCTTAATCTCATTTACATCTTTGAGTTGCGAAGCGAATCCATCTGACAAACCAAAACTATCGTTCTTAAAAGTTTACATGTCTTTCAATGAACTGAAATTAAAATGAGTTTCTTGACATCTTGGGGAGGACTTGTTGCATCCTGAACTGATCAAGGTTCTTGTGTATTTTTTTGCAGTTGGTCTATAGTTTTACATTTTGACATTTTCTATGTTTTCAGTTTTCATAGCAATATCTAATTTTTGGTTTCTGCAGCCTTTGTTCTCAGGCATCCCCTTGTAGCAAGTGTCGTTTTTGGCGCTACCAAGTCATGGCAACTCTTGGATATTCTAAATGCAATTAAGGTTGAGCTCACACCTGAAATGATTTCTGAAATAGACGAAATTCATTCACGGTTTCCCAATCCATGCCCTTGATTTGGATTTTAAACAAGCGAAGAAGCAAATAACTCAAGT
Encoded proteins:
- the LOC103500122 gene encoding uncharacterized protein LOC103500122 isoform X1, which produces MPVPLFNLAPNLTVSRLCFGTMTFGEQNSLFQSFHLLDQAFDAGINFFDSAEMYPVPQRSETQGRSEEYLGHWIRSRKITRDRIVLASKVAGPSGQMTWIRGGPKCLDTKNITEAIDASLKRLQTDFIDIYQIHWPDRYVPMFGETEYNPSWQYSSVTIEEQLFALSKAADAGKIRYIGLSNETPYGVMKFAHIGERYPHVPKVVSLQNSYNLLCRTFDSGLAECCHHERISLLAYSPLAMGILSGKYFSPEGGPADARLHLFRGKYLEGESRYNLNNTVIRTATMDYIKVAKKYGLHPVSMAIAFVLRHPLVASVVFGATKSWQLLDILNAIKVELTPEMISEIDEIHSRFPNPCP
- the LOC103500122 gene encoding uncharacterized protein LOC103500122 isoform X2, which produces MTFGEQNSLFQSFHLLDQAFDAGINFFDSAEMYPVPQRSETQGRSEEYLGHWIRSRKITRDRIVLASKVAGPSGQMTWIRGGPKCLDTKNITEAIDASLKRLQTDFIDIYQIHWPDRYVPMFGETEYNPSWQYSSVTIEEQLFALSKAADAGKIRYIGLSNETPYGVMKFAHIGERYPHVPKVVSLQNSYNLLCRTFDSGLAECCHHERISLLAYSPLAMGILSGKYFSPEGGPADARLHLFRGKYLEGESRYNLNNTVIRTATMDYIKVAKKYGLHPVSMAIAFVLRHPLVASVVFGATKSWQLLDILNAIKVELTPEMISEIDEIHSRFPNPCP